In Synergistaceae bacterium, the following proteins share a genomic window:
- a CDS encoding Bax inhibitor-1/YccA family protein: MTNMNPTISVYAARIEAMNAFLRRVHQWMAAGLILTAVTAHWIAASPSMIRAIYGSSVWLILVVVELALVFALSGLINRISATTAMGIFVVYSILNGVTLSAVLLAYTGESVFSAFLTAAGMFGAMSVYGLYTKRDLSTWRSLLVMGLWGLLIALVVNMFLRNGVADLVISFIGVFVFLGLTAYDTQYLRDLGGQLDLEGQDETGRKLAIMGALRLYLDFVNLFIYLLRIFGKRR; the protein is encoded by the coding sequence ATGACAAATATGAATCCCACGATTTCTGTCTACGCCGCTCGTATCGAAGCTATGAACGCTTTTTTACGCAGAGTCCATCAATGGATGGCGGCGGGGTTGATTTTAACGGCCGTCACGGCTCATTGGATCGCGGCAAGCCCTTCGATGATTCGGGCAATCTATGGGTCAAGTGTTTGGTTAATTCTTGTAGTGGTAGAGTTGGCGTTGGTATTCGCGCTGAGTGGGTTGATCAATCGTATCAGCGCGACGACCGCTATGGGGATCTTCGTGGTTTACAGCATTTTGAATGGGGTGACGCTATCCGCCGTGCTTCTAGCCTACACAGGGGAGTCGGTATTCAGTGCCTTCCTGACGGCGGCGGGCATGTTCGGGGCCATGAGCGTCTATGGACTCTACACGAAACGCGATCTTTCCACTTGGCGCAGTCTTCTGGTCATGGGGCTCTGGGGGCTTCTCATCGCGCTGGTTGTCAATATGTTTCTGCGTAATGGAGTCGCCGATCTCGTCATTAGCTTCATAGGTGTGTTTGTCTTTCTCGGCTTGACCGCTTACGACACGCAGTACCTCCGGGATTTAGGCGGACAATTAGACCTGGAGGGCCAGGACGAGACCGGACGGAAACTGGCAATCATGGGGGCTCTACGTCTTTACCTTGACTTCGTCAACTTGTTCATTTATCTTCTGCGCATCTTCGGAAAACGACGTTAA
- a CDS encoding AAA family ATPase yields the protein MDVTDKWKLSPDKLRKVTDPKSWHFKTTEELKSAKSLIGQERAVESISFGLDVPSRGYNIFVTGYPGSGRTSYALERLGARAKTTPAPDDWVYVYSFDEPGEPLAMRLSAGRGKDLCTSLEELVNELKVTISKAFEKSQYEDAKAQFVKVFQEKAGTIMDELKAWSAEKGFSLKRTPQGFVNIPLIEVQDEEGKTVVREIQQEEFEALSDEKQKAYQTTSEEVSQKTLLSLRRIRDMEKELKEEIGKLEAEICRSAIEPYLSDIREKYADNEKLSKWFDRLAEDIIENFGAFVTSVRDESAEVDFSRYAGNLFVSNDPKAGAPVVWETNPTYYNLAGKVEYESRQGYLYTDFRRIVAGAFHKANGGFLVLDAEKVLMNFMSWEAIKRVLRTGEASIENLGEQYGAIPVSSLRPTPIQMDLKVIMVGTPYIYELLQHYDPEFQKIFKIKASFDFDMPRNRKSEREMASFVVNVIREEKLMPFDASAVSEILEWSSRAADDQELLSVEVGRIRELIVESHAWAKTEKAGQVGEDHVRKAIRHKKYRSSLYQEKLVRAFTTGVLRVDTEGEVVGQINGLSVIDLTDYRFGHPSRITANVYMGQEGVINIEREVKMTGPIHNKGLMILSSYLGRMYAQDMPLSLSARLTFEQNYGGIEGDSASSTELYCLLSALSGLPLKQGIAVTGSVDQFGNVQPIGGVNEKIEGFFECCKLKGFSPRGDQGVMIPRQNVKHLMLDHEVVETVKEGKFSIWAVSTIDEGIEILTGVKAGKPNKKGFTSNSVHARAKARLKKLLEDNAKLRKELTGGMDVDKYEDKDSDEV from the coding sequence ATGGATGTGACGGACAAATGGAAACTGTCCCCCGACAAATTGCGGAAGGTAACGGACCCGAAAAGCTGGCATTTCAAAACCACCGAAGAACTTAAATCAGCCAAAAGTCTCATCGGCCAAGAACGTGCCGTCGAATCTATTTCTTTCGGCCTTGATGTTCCCAGCAGGGGTTATAACATTTTTGTGACGGGCTACCCGGGTAGCGGTCGCACCAGTTACGCGCTGGAGCGTTTGGGAGCGCGCGCGAAAACCACTCCTGCGCCCGACGATTGGGTTTACGTCTACAGCTTCGACGAGCCGGGGGAACCCCTGGCGATGCGGCTTTCAGCGGGACGCGGCAAGGACCTTTGTACATCGTTGGAGGAGCTGGTCAATGAACTCAAGGTCACTATCAGCAAAGCCTTCGAGAAAAGCCAGTACGAGGACGCCAAAGCCCAGTTCGTCAAGGTATTTCAGGAAAAAGCCGGAACGATTATGGACGAACTCAAAGCTTGGTCGGCGGAAAAGGGATTTTCCTTGAAACGAACACCTCAGGGGTTTGTCAACATTCCCTTGATCGAGGTCCAAGACGAAGAAGGCAAGACGGTGGTCCGCGAGATCCAACAGGAAGAATTTGAGGCTCTGAGCGACGAGAAGCAAAAGGCCTATCAGACCACCTCGGAAGAAGTCTCCCAAAAGACCCTGTTGTCCCTGCGACGCATCAGAGACATGGAAAAAGAACTGAAAGAGGAGATCGGCAAGCTGGAAGCCGAGATCTGCAGATCCGCCATCGAACCCTACCTTTCGGATATCCGGGAGAAGTACGCGGATAACGAAAAACTCTCCAAGTGGTTCGACCGACTGGCGGAGGACATTATCGAAAACTTCGGGGCTTTCGTCACGTCAGTTCGGGACGAGTCGGCTGAGGTGGACTTCAGCCGTTACGCGGGTAATTTGTTTGTCAGCAATGATCCGAAGGCTGGCGCGCCTGTTGTTTGGGAGACGAACCCCACATATTACAATCTGGCGGGAAAGGTCGAGTATGAGAGCCGGCAGGGCTATCTCTACACGGACTTTCGGCGCATCGTGGCCGGGGCCTTCCACAAGGCGAACGGCGGTTTCCTGGTTCTCGACGCCGAAAAGGTTTTGATGAACTTCATGTCATGGGAGGCCATCAAGCGCGTTTTACGGACAGGAGAGGCCAGCATCGAGAACTTGGGTGAGCAATACGGGGCCATTCCCGTTTCTTCCTTGCGCCCCACTCCAATCCAAATGGACCTAAAGGTCATCATGGTGGGAACCCCCTATATCTATGAGTTATTGCAACACTATGACCCCGAGTTCCAGAAGATTTTCAAGATCAAAGCGAGTTTTGACTTCGATATGCCGCGCAACAGGAAATCGGAGAGGGAAATGGCCTCCTTCGTAGTGAACGTGATCCGAGAGGAAAAATTGATGCCCTTCGATGCCTCTGCTGTTTCCGAAATTTTGGAGTGGTCCAGCCGTGCCGCCGACGACCAAGAGCTTTTGTCGGTCGAAGTGGGACGGATTCGGGAACTGATTGTAGAGTCTCACGCTTGGGCCAAAACGGAAAAGGCGGGGCAAGTTGGCGAAGATCACGTTCGTAAAGCCATTCGGCACAAAAAATACCGCTCCAGTCTCTACCAAGAGAAGCTCGTTCGCGCTTTCACCACCGGAGTCCTGCGAGTGGACACGGAAGGGGAGGTCGTGGGGCAGATCAATGGGCTCTCCGTTATTGACCTCACGGACTACCGTTTCGGGCACCCTTCGCGCATCACGGCCAATGTTTACATGGGTCAAGAAGGCGTGATCAACATCGAGCGGGAGGTGAAGATGACCGGCCCCATTCACAACAAAGGCCTAATGATCCTCTCCAGCTACCTGGGACGTATGTACGCGCAGGATATGCCTCTTTCCCTGTCGGCTCGCCTGACCTTCGAGCAAAATTATGGCGGCATCGAAGGCGACAGCGCTTCATCTACGGAGTTGTACTGCCTGCTCTCGGCTCTTTCCGGCCTGCCCTTGAAACAGGGCATTGCTGTCACGGGGTCCGTGGATCAATTTGGGAACGTGCAGCCCATCGGCGGCGTCAACGAGAAAATCGAGGGCTTTTTCGAGTGTTGCAAACTCAAGGGCTTTTCACCACGGGGCGATCAAGGTGTGATGATTCCCCGGCAAAATGTGAAGCATCTCATGCTGGATCACGAGGTCGTCGAGACCGTAAAGGAGGGGAAGTTCTCCATCTGGGCTGTGAGTACCATCGACGAAGGGATCGAAATCCTAACAGGAGTGAAAGCGGGGAAACCCAACAAGAAGGGGTTCACTTCGAACTCCGTGCACGCCAGAGCGAAAGCCCGTTTGAAAAAGCTGCTGGAAGATAACGCCAAATTACGCAAGGAACTGACGGGTGGTATGGACGTAGATAAGTACGAAGATAAAGATTCGGACGAAGTCTAA